A region from the Bactrocera dorsalis isolate Fly_Bdor chromosome 1, ASM2337382v1, whole genome shotgun sequence genome encodes:
- the LOC105233377 gene encoding tyrosine-protein phosphatase non-receptor type 14: protein MIMPLKFLKKYRQYNVTSKSLFVISVHHLLETSTTVDCTISSESKGQECLDNVCQRLNLQKPEFFGLRYVVKGKEDELKWVDLERSLSRQLEKYAASTKIYLRVRHYVDPLRSDDLTRCYYFLQLKSDIYEGKIICDIRTAILLALYCRQAEYDSHQNDKQTKDNLKKSLVLPKNLQGLANDDNLLDSLIMEVLQQNAGIQHLQQSKAEEMYIQCCQQLDGYGEERFPAKDTLGNDLLLGLAINGMVVMADNGRQYFPWKESQTVSIDKRTIKIEQNKTDGSIVGSFIFPDAETARYFWKLCVTQHKFFKRYIDEESASSVGDAESANGNSMSVTGGGGGVLAGGMDAYAYGDFNDSREDLLLEQQQRAIYNPNAITSGGVGGGGVGALSAVNPEFMSAPALHHGLLASTHASNALMSSNISLAASHQSGGGGGGPNGAMHSHSVGAIAPSWLAKEYGHEYASTQHLSNSMLDTRLQQSSSCLDLSNNNANNIGGVAAFHSSSNNIVHGHLGGSVTNNGSNVALHGVDAHERERLKAMLPTYRPAPDYETAVQLKYHTPASELHHPQMNSYANYQPQLASSASAVAMAGTPAASGAIYYAGSQPDVHNAAAIYGDGVLLSQLAPHRYPDVAQPAAAMHAQHHHLTAAGVTMAPGGHSNSVSGGGAYIDLGHRLQMVRSKPPPPYPVNRLNSSSTPDLAVASHRPLMGYRSYVSGSSPDLVSNRNLPNAQYPYVHSNSVGAAQAVGSVTATNHALIQPHSSYMGAGHIGHSQPYLPHGTFENLNMIEEQPSILSQLRQDYLFLPPSYAEPNTATSNSNNIYRQTSPSVQAQPLPQVPQSQTHQQQQLQVNASNASLQRNTLNGSIEPIYENVPHARYVAAEPVVQRNMEQRSSGSSATSEAMRNRTASIQSAPGGTHTQPQPQQQMPPVPAVRHHHHHQHQQQQQQQQQALQQQQQALLQQQQAQAHAQAQAQQQQAEAEAAAAAALNMHKYAERAASTELQFLEPTPPQRAVRAASAAPAVGHNSGSNHQQQSMMQTPPPRQHHHAHKTQQLMQNAASGSPSVTDAAAATSPNNVGARAHTTSSLHDDSTDSMLHAAQQQFSAMNISSISSNVSVSAAATMQHSASHHHHHRSHNSSLLDSTANSSNTTHSSNTTNSSNTTGKEGKRKKIWNILGRSKTPDKQKSATLGREKASSSNAAKTAAKVKLAQDDLNLMHRWSTGVSRLQPISGQYSKDKLCPILTEKLNDPQLFMEFESIPKRCENASYDWALMEENAKKNSDPNFLPYDYNRVSITPTWENKTGYVNASRISATVGTNQRFYIIAQSPQDKLTTNIFWQCVWEADVYLIVKLSEGLNYMPPNSNQRLEFDQFQVYQEFSQTTDRCITSKLRLFHIPSRRYRSVWHLNYTNWGEQNCPLEVNHFLDFLEELNSVRMASANEVPPGHNTNPPVLIHCLEGGGRSGVTLTADLLLYTLDHNEDLDIPRVIGQLRDQRDSIIPSLAQYKFIYSLLITYLKRTRLI, encoded by the exons AAACCTCCACGACCGTTGATTGTACAATTAGTTCGGAAAGCAAGGGACAAGAGTGTTTAGACAATGTCTGTCAGCGACTAAATCTACAAAAACCCGAATTTTTCGGTCTACGCTATGTGGTGAAGGGTAAAGAGGACGAATTGAAATGGGTTGATTTGGAACGCTCCTTAAGCAGACAGCTAGAGAAATATGCAGCAAGtacgaaaatatatttacgCGTGCGTCATTATGTCGATCCATTGCGCAGTGATGACTTGACACGTTGCTATTATTTTCTGCAATTGAAAAGTGATATTTATGAGGGTAAAATTATTTGCGATATACGCACTGCCATACTGTTAGCGCTCTACTGCCGACAAGCCGAATATGATAGTCATCAAAATGACAAACAGACAAAGGATAATCTGAAGAAGTCGCTGGTGTTGCCGAAGAATTTACAAG GTCTCGCCAACGATGACAATCTGCTCGACAGTCTCATTATGGAGGTGTTACAGCAGAACGCCGGCATTCAGCATCTGCAGCAATCCAAGGCCGAAGAAATGTACATACAATGTTGCCAGCAATTGGATGGTTATGGTGAGGAGCGCTTCCCTGCAAAAGACACTCTGGGCAACGATCTGTTGCTCGGTCTAGCTATTAATGGCATGGTTGTGATGGCTGATAATGGGCGTCAATATTTCCCCTGGAAAGAGTCACAAACGGTGTCAATCGACAAACGTACCATTAAAATCGAACAAAACAAAACGGATGGCTCGATTGTGGGCTCATTCATATTTCCAGATGCCGAAACGGCGCGTTACTTTTGGAAATTGTGCGTAACACAGCATAAATTCTTTAAACGCTACATAGACGAAGAATCAGCGTCGTCGGTGGGTGATGCGGAGAGCGCGAATGGCAATTCGATGAGCGTaactggtggtggtggtggcgtgTTAGCGGGCGGTATGGATGCTTACGCTTATGGCGACTTTAATGATTCACGTGAAGATTTGCTACttgagcaacaacaacgtgCCATTTACAATCCCAATGCGATAACGAGTGGTGGCGTTGGCGGTGGTGGTGTTGGCGCGCTGTCAGCGGTTAATCCAGAATTCATGTCAGCGCCGGCTTTACATCATGGTTTGCTCGCTTCCACACACGCGTCCAATGCGTTAATGTCATCGAATATATCGTTAGCGGCCAGTCATCAGtctggcggcggcggtggcggtcCAAATGGCGCTATGCATTCACATAGTGTGGGTGCTATAGCGCCGAGTTGGCTGGCAAAG GAATATGGCCACGAGTACGCTTCGACGCAGCATTTATCGAATAGCATGTTGGACACACGCTTGCAGCAAAGCAGCTCCTGTTTGGATCTAAGCAATAACAATGCCAATAATATCGGCGGCGTTGCCGCTTTTCACAGTAGTAGCAATAATATAGTACACGGACATTTGGGTGGCAGCGTAACGAACAACGGCAGCAATGTCGCATTGCACGGCGTGGACGCACACGAGCGCGAGCGGCTGAAAGCCATGCTGCCTACATATCGGCCAGCGCCCGACTATGAAACTGCAGTACAGCTGAAGTATCATACACCCGCCAGTGAATTGCATCATCCGCAAATGAACAGTTACGCCAACTATCAACCGCAATTGGCGTCAAGCGCCTCAGCCGTCGCTATGGCTGGCACGCCGGCCGCTAGTGGCGCCATCTATTACGCCGGCTCACAGCCTGATGTACACAATGCGGCCGCAATTTACGGTGATGGTGTGCTACTAAGTCAATTAGCGCCGCACCGCTATCCTGATGTGGCGCAACCTGCAGCCGCTATGCATGCGCAGCATCATCATCTAACAGCGGCGGGCGTTACAATGGCGCCTGGTGGTCATAGTAATAGTGTGAGTGGTGGTGGCGCTTACATTGATTTGGGACATCGCTTGCAAATGGTGCGCAGCAAACCGCCGCCACCGTATCCGGTCAACCGTTTGAATTCTTCGTCCACACCCGACTTGGCGGTCGCATCACATCGACCGCTAATGGGTTACCGTTCATATGTGTCGGGCTCCTCGCCGGATCTGGTGTCAAATCGTAATTTACCCAATGCACAGTATCCCTATGTGCATAGCAATAGCGTCGGCGCAGCTCAAGCAGTTGGAAGCGTGACTGCTACCAACCATGCCTTGATACAACCGCATTCCTCGTACATGGGCGCCGGGCATATCGGTCATTCACAGCCATATTTGCCGCATGGCACTTTCGAAAACTTAAACATGATTGAGGAACAACCATCCATATTGTCGCAGCTGCGGCAGGACTATCTCTTTTTGCCACCCAGCTATGCAGAACCAAACACAGccaccagcaacagcaacaatatttaCCGGCAAACATCGCCATCCGTGCAGGCGCAGCCACTGCCACAGGTGCCGCAGTCACAAACACATCAACAACAGCAGTTGCAAGTGAACGCCTCCAATGCTTCGTTGCAACGCAACACTTTAAACGGTTCTATCGAACCGATTTATGAGAATGTGCCACATGCGCGTTATGTGGCTGCAGAGCCGGTAGTGCAGCGGAATATGGAGCAACGCTCTTCGGGCTCTTCGGCAACCAGCGAAGCGATGCGTAATCGCACAGCGTCAATACAATCGGCGCCGGGTGGCACGCATACGCAGCCGCAGCCGCAGCAACAAATGCCACCAGTGCCTGCAGTGcgacatcatcatcatcatcaacaccaacagcagcaacagcaacaacaacaagcgcttcaacaacagcaacaagcgcttctgcagcagcagcaggcgCAGGCGCACGCGCAAGCACAAGCGCAGCAGCAACAAGCCGAAGCGGAAGCAGCTGCCGCGGCGGCACTCAACATGCATAAGTATGCTGAGCGCGCGGCTAGTACTGAACTCCAATTCTTAGAGCCAACGCCACCGCAACGTGCTGTGCGTGCCGCCTCCGCAGCACCGGCCGTTGGGCATAATAGCGGCagcaatcatcaacaacaatcAATGATGCAAACACCGCCGCCAAGGCAACATCATCACGCGCATAAGACACAGCAGCTAATGCAGAACGCCGCATCCGGCTCCCCCTCCGTCACAGATGCTGCAGCTGCAACATCGCCAAATAATGTGGGCGCACGCGCTCATACAACGTCGTCACTGCACGACGACTCCACAGACTCAATGCTGCATGCAGCGCAGCAACAATTCAGTGCCATGAATATCTCATCGATTTCATCTAATGTCTCGGTTTCGGCCGCCGCCACCATGCAGCACTCTGCGtcgcatcatcatcatcatcgctCACACAACTCATCGCTACTCGACAGCACTGCCAACTCTAGCAACACAACACACAGCTCGAACACAACGAATTCGTCAAACACCACCGGCAAGGAGGGTAAACGTaagaaaatttggaatattttgGGGCGTAGCAAGACGCCGGACAAACAGAAATCCGCTACGCTCGGACGGGAGAAGGCGTCGTCATCGAATGCGGCCAAGACAGCAGCGAAAGTTAAACTCGCACAGGACGATCTGAACTTGATGCATCGCTGGTCGACCGGTGTGTCGCGGCTACAGCCCATTTCCGGACAGTACTCAAAGGACAAATTG TGCCCAATACTCACTGAGAAACTGAATGATCCGCAACTGTTCATGGAATTTGAAAGTATACCGAAGCGTTGCGAAAATGCCAGCTATGACTGGGCGCTAATGGAAGAAAACGCGAAGAAAAATTCCGATCCTAACTTTTTGCCATACGATTATAATCGTGTTAGCATAACGCCGACGTGGGAGAATAAAACGGGCTATGTTAATGCGTCGCGCATTTCG GCCACAGTTGGCACAAATCAACGCTTCTACATAATTGCTCAATCGCCACAGGACAAGCTGACCACAAATATTTTCTGGCAGTGTGTCTGGGAGGCAGACGTTTATTTGATTGTAAAGCTATCGGAGGGCCTGAATTACATGCCACCGAATAGCAACCAGCGGCTCGAGTTTGATCAA TTCCAAGTGTATCAGGAATTCTCACAAACCACAGATCGTTGCATTACCAGCAAGCTGCGTCTCTTTCACATACCATCGCGTCGTTATCGCTCCGTTTGGCATTTGAACTACACCAATTGGGGTGAACAGAATTGTCCATTGGAGGTGAATCACTTTTTGGACTTTCTCGAAGAACTGAATTCCGTGCGCATGGCGTCGGCAAACGAAGTGCCACCGGGACATAATACCAATCCGCCAGTGTTGATACATTGTCTCGAGGGTGGTGGACGCTCGGGCGTAACGTTGACCGCTGATTTGTTACTCTACACGCTGGATCATAATGAG GATTTGGATATACCACGCGTTATAGGTCAACTACGTGATCAACGCGATAGCATCATACCGTCCTTAGCGcagtataaatttatttatagtctACTCATAACATATTTAAAGCGTACGCGTTTAATTTGA